One Spiribacter halobius DNA segment encodes these proteins:
- a CDS encoding sugar phosphate isomerase/epimerase family protein, which produces MAEFGAHAFIWESDWNPASARRVIAGAAAAGLDFVEIPLLRPESMDTAGTRRLLAEHRLGVRCSLGLPPAASLPAHPQAAEAFLCRALDVTRALGGPVLTGVIYGTLGQLPGHPPRPGDLDIVAQTLRRVAAYAADQGLALGIEPVNRYETHLVNLTDQALELLDAIGADNVFLHLDTYHMNVEEKGFRGPVEAAGKRLRYIHLSESDRGTPGTGNVHWDEVFDGLAAIGYRGDLVMESFAAVNEDIARATCIWRQVAPDPDTLVREGLAFLRGKATARGLIP; this is translated from the coding sequence ATGGCCGAGTTCGGCGCCCATGCCTTCATCTGGGAGAGCGACTGGAACCCGGCGAGCGCGCGGCGGGTGATCGCCGGGGCGGCCGCCGCGGGGCTCGATTTCGTGGAGATCCCGCTGCTGCGGCCGGAGTCGATGGACACGGCGGGCACCCGGCGGCTGCTCGCCGAGCACCGGCTCGGGGTGCGCTGCTCGCTCGGGCTGCCGCCGGCGGCGAGCCTGCCGGCGCACCCGCAGGCGGCGGAGGCGTTCCTGTGCCGGGCACTGGACGTGACCCGGGCGCTCGGCGGCCCGGTGCTGACCGGCGTGATCTACGGCACCCTGGGGCAGCTTCCCGGGCACCCGCCGCGACCGGGAGACCTGGATATCGTCGCCCAAACCCTGCGCCGGGTGGCCGCGTACGCGGCCGACCAGGGCCTCGCCCTCGGCATCGAGCCGGTGAACCGTTACGAAACCCACCTGGTTAACCTGACGGACCAGGCCTTGGAGCTGCTGGACGCCATTGGCGCGGACAACGTCTTCCTGCACCTCGACACCTACCACATGAACGTGGAGGAGAAAGGCTTCCGTGGACCCGTCGAGGCGGCCGGGAAGCGCCTGCGCTACATCCACCTCTCGGAGAGCGACCGGGGCACGCCGGGCACCGGCAACGTGCACTGGGACGAGGTCTTCGACGGCCTTGCCGCCATCGGCTACCGCGGCGACCTGGTGATGGAGTCCTTCGCCGCGGTGAACGAGGACATTGCCCGCGCCACCTGCATCTGGCGCCAGGTCGCGCCCGACCCGGACACGCTGGTGCGCGAGGGCCTCGCCTTCCTGCGCGGGAAGGCCACCGCCCGCGGCCTCATCCCGTAG
- a CDS encoding xylulokinase — protein MTAAPLIGVDVSTTAVKACAWDAAGRPLGEARAALPLARPGPHRYEQDPEDWWRALAGTLRALAPRLPGPPAALAIAHQRETFVPVDAAGRALHPALLWLDRRGAPWVEGLHRDLPAEHLRALSGKTPNYGPALYKIAWLAAERPQAFRAAAGFCDVQAWLAERLTGRRATSWSGADPLGLLDLRTLAWSEAICRLVNVQPAQLPEVLAPGEPIGALHAEAAAATGLPAGTPLVAGGGDGQCAGLGVAALDNGRLYLNLGTAVVAGAWSRTPEVSPRWRTLTAGAGRGYYLESSLRSGALLSDWLLKRVAGLDPVRDREALAALEAEAAALPPGGHGVLLLPYWEGVMNPHWDDAARGAVLGLSDADDRASLYRAVVEGVALEQAGFLAALRDEAGLAPREAVAIGGPAASDLWCRVHADALDLPVRRQPGLEAAALGAAVCAAVGAGLHPDLETAAAAMAPRGGDVFTPAPDAASAYARLRGVHQRIYGTLAPLLRELDPRPQP, from the coding sequence ATGACCGCTGCGCCGCTCATCGGCGTCGATGTCAGCACCACGGCGGTCAAGGCCTGCGCCTGGGACGCCGCGGGCCGGCCCCTGGGCGAGGCGCGCGCGGCGCTGCCGCTGGCGCGCCCCGGCCCGCACCGCTACGAGCAGGATCCGGAGGACTGGTGGCGGGCGCTCGCGGGCACGCTGCGCGCGCTTGCGCCGCGGCTGCCGGGGCCACCGGCGGCTCTGGCCATTGCCCATCAGCGCGAGACCTTCGTCCCCGTGGACGCCGCCGGGCGGGCCCTGCACCCGGCGCTGCTCTGGCTCGACCGCCGCGGCGCGCCCTGGGTGGAAGGCCTGCACCGGGATCTCCCTGCCGAGCACCTGCGCGCGCTCAGCGGCAAGACCCCCAACTACGGGCCCGCGCTCTACAAGATCGCCTGGCTGGCCGCCGAGCGCCCGCAGGCATTCCGCGCCGCGGCTGGCTTCTGCGACGTCCAGGCCTGGCTTGCGGAGCGCCTTACGGGCCGCCGGGCCACCAGCTGGAGCGGCGCGGACCCGCTCGGCCTGCTCGATCTCCGCACCCTCGCCTGGTCGGAGGCGATCTGCCGGCTGGTGAACGTGCAGCCGGCGCAGCTGCCGGAGGTGCTTGCCCCTGGCGAGCCCATCGGCGCGCTGCACGCCGAGGCCGCGGCGGCCACCGGCCTGCCGGCCGGCACGCCACTGGTGGCCGGCGGCGGCGACGGCCAGTGCGCCGGGCTCGGCGTTGCTGCCCTCGACAACGGCCGCCTCTACCTCAACCTCGGTACCGCCGTGGTCGCCGGGGCCTGGAGCCGCACGCCCGAGGTTTCGCCCCGGTGGCGAACGCTGACCGCCGGCGCCGGGCGCGGCTACTACCTGGAGAGCAGCCTGCGCAGCGGCGCGCTGCTATCGGACTGGCTGCTCAAGCGCGTCGCCGGCCTCGATCCGGTGCGCGACCGCGAGGCCCTGGCGGCGCTCGAGGCGGAGGCCGCCGCGCTGCCCCCCGGCGGCCACGGGGTGCTCCTGCTGCCCTACTGGGAGGGGGTGATGAACCCGCACTGGGACGACGCTGCCCGGGGCGCGGTGCTTGGCCTCAGCGACGCCGACGACCGCGCGAGCCTGTACCGGGCGGTGGTGGAAGGCGTCGCCCTGGAGCAGGCCGGCTTCCTGGCCGCCCTGCGCGACGAGGCGGGACTCGCGCCGCGGGAGGCCGTCGCCATCGGCGGCCCGGCGGCGAGCGATCTCTGGTGCCGGGTGCACGCCGACGCCCTCGACCTGCCGGTGCGCCGCCAGCCGGGCCTGGAGGCGGCGGCGCTCGGCGCGGCGGTGTGCGCCGCCGTGGGTGCGGGTCTGCACCCGGACCTGGAGACCGCCGCCGCAGCCATGGCCCCGCGCGGGGGGGATGTCTTCACCCCCGCTCCGGACGCGGCCTCCGCCTACGCCCGCCTGCGTGGCGTCCACCAGCGCATCTACGGGACACTCGCCCCGCTGCTGCGCGAGCTGGATCCGCGCCCGCAGCCGTGA
- the xylB gene encoding xylulokinase, with translation MPDSDLYLGIDLGTSALKAVLTDPTGAVRAEAEAGYAVSRPRPLWSEQQPEDWWQACRHALAQLAANGAPLDRVAAVGVAGQMHGAVLLDDRAAVLRPAILWNDGRSARECGELERRVPDLRRRTGNLCMPGFTAPKLLWVARHEPGLAARVARVLLPKDYLVHRLTGRFSTDPSDAAGTLWLDPARRDWDDTLLAACGLTRAHMPSLHEGCAVVGPVQPAAAATLGLPEVPVVAGAGDNAGGAVGAGVVQPGQGLLSLGTSGVIFVASDRHHPLPERTVHAFCHCLPRRWHQMTVTLSAAECLRWLAQVTGSAPGELIARLEASGRRETGVLFLPYLSGERTPHNDPDAVGLFHGLRADTDSTDLTLAVLEGVAFAFADGFEALQAAGSAPERLAIIGGGARSPLWRQLCADTLGVPLEYRESGAVGPACGAARLARLGARGGDVEAAIREDCLQPPLQATAEPDGSRRDYLAARLDRYRRLYRLTRPLHAAD, from the coding sequence ATGCCCGACTCCGACCTCTACCTCGGCATCGATCTCGGCACCTCGGCACTCAAGGCGGTGCTCACCGACCCGACGGGCGCGGTACGCGCCGAGGCCGAGGCGGGCTATGCCGTGTCCCGGCCCCGGCCGCTGTGGTCCGAGCAGCAGCCGGAGGACTGGTGGCAGGCCTGCCGGCACGCGCTCGCGCAACTGGCGGCGAACGGCGCGCCGCTGGACCGGGTGGCCGCCGTCGGCGTCGCCGGGCAGATGCACGGCGCCGTGCTGCTCGATGACCGCGCGGCCGTGCTGCGTCCGGCGATTCTCTGGAACGACGGCCGCAGCGCCCGGGAGTGCGGGGAGCTGGAGCGGCGGGTGCCGGATCTGCGCCGGCGCACGGGCAATCTCTGCATGCCGGGGTTCACGGCGCCGAAGCTGCTCTGGGTGGCCCGCCACGAGCCCGGGCTGGCCGCCCGCGTGGCCCGCGTGCTGCTGCCCAAGGACTATCTCGTCCACCGTCTCACCGGCCGCTTCAGCACGGACCCCTCGGATGCCGCCGGCACCCTGTGGCTGGATCCGGCGCGACGCGACTGGGACGACACCCTGCTTGCCGCCTGCGGGCTCACCCGCGCGCACATGCCCTCGCTGCACGAGGGCTGCGCCGTGGTGGGTCCGGTGCAGCCGGCGGCCGCGGCCACCCTGGGGCTGCCCGAGGTGCCGGTGGTGGCCGGTGCCGGGGACAACGCCGGCGGGGCGGTGGGTGCAGGCGTGGTGCAGCCGGGGCAGGGACTGCTCTCCCTCGGCACCTCGGGGGTGATCTTCGTCGCCTCCGACCGCCACCACCCGCTGCCGGAGCGCACCGTGCACGCCTTCTGCCACTGCCTCCCGCGGCGCTGGCACCAGATGACGGTCACCCTGTCCGCCGCGGAGTGCCTGCGCTGGCTCGCGCAGGTGACGGGCAGCGCCCCGGGCGAGCTCATCGCCCGGCTGGAGGCCTCGGGGCGCCGCGAAACGGGGGTGCTGTTCCTGCCCTATCTCTCCGGCGAGCGCACGCCCCACAACGACCCCGACGCCGTCGGTCTCTTTCACGGCCTGCGCGCCGATACCGACAGCACCGACCTAACCCTGGCCGTGCTCGAAGGCGTGGCCTTCGCCTTTGCCGACGGCTTCGAGGCGCTGCAGGCGGCGGGCAGCGCCCCGGAGCGGCTCGCCATCATCGGCGGCGGAGCCCGCTCGCCGCTGTGGCGCCAGCTCTGCGCCGACACCCTGGGCGTGCCCCTGGAGTACCGCGAGAGCGGCGCCGTCGGCCCGGCCTGCGGCGCGGCCCGCCTGGCGCGTCTGGGCGCGCGGGGCGGCGACGTCGAGGCGGCGATCCGCGAGGACTGCCTGCAGCCGCCGCTGCAGGCGACTGCGGAACCGGACGGCTCGCGCCGGGACTACCTGGCGGCGCGGCTCGATCGATACCGGCGCCTCTACCGGCTCACCCGTCCCCTGCACGCGGCGGACTGA